In Papaver somniferum cultivar HN1 chromosome 1, ASM357369v1, whole genome shotgun sequence, a genomic segment contains:
- the LOC113304406 gene encoding putative F-box protein At1g32420 — protein sequence MGPISFTLMDMRKVNGTILSLDYDMIAIEILSELPVKSLMRFKCVCKHWRSLVEDNPQFIDLHLTRSKTCPGVFMNLPVKAPRFPYEGVSKGDELVLLTADLFLDRPVAVNTRRKTNYLHYDIVLGPVNGLICFIDTSDYAVQIYNVCTREVTPWIVSPVFMEEKMMTKYGKYIVLGGANYQFGFDPIT from the exons ATGGGGCCCATCAGTTTTACTCTTATG GACATGCGGAAAGTTAATGGTACTATTCTTTCTCTTGATTATGACATGATAGCAATTGAGATACTCAGCGAACTCCCAGTAAAATCACTTATGAGATTCAAGTGCGTCTGCAAACATTGGCGTTCATTAGTCGAAGATAATCCACAATTTATAGATTTACACTTAACCAGATCAAAAACATGTCCAGGTGTCTTCATGAATTTACCAGTCAAGGCCCCCCGTTTTCCTTACGAAGGTGTCAGTAAAGGGGATGAATTGGTTTTGTTGACAGCTGACTTATTTCTAGACAGACCAGTTGCAGTTAACACCAGGAGGAAAACAAATTATTTGCATTATGATATAGTTTTGGGACCTGTTAATGGTTTGATATGTTTCATTGATACTTCAGACTACGCTGTTCAGATATACAACGTGTGTACCAGAGAAGTAACGCCATGGATTGTTTCACCAGTATTCATGGAGGAAAAGATGATGACGAAGTACGGTAAGTATATCGTTCTTGGAGGAGCAAACTATCAATTTGGGTTCGACCCTATTACTTAG